A segment of the Streptomyces sp. Tu 2975 genome:
GGCGCTGTCCTACCGGTTCCTCCCGGACGACGAGGAGAGCGGCTACGAGGTCCGCGACACCGTGACCAGCATGTCCATGGGCGCCGGGAGCCAGGTCGTCGGACTGCCGTGGAAGGCGGTCGCGGTCGTCGCCTACGCCGCGCTCTACACCCTCTCGCCCTGGCAGTTGTCCGCGTCCTCGGTATGGACGTGGGTGCTGCTGTTCTTCGCCGACGACCTGGCGTACTACGCCTTCCACCGCGCTCATCACCGGGTGCGGGTGCTGTGGGCCAGTCATGTGGTGCACCACTCCAGCGTCCGCTTCAACCTGTCCACCGCCCTGCGGCAGAGCTGGACACCGATGACGACGCTGCCCTTCTGGCTGCCGCTGGCGCTGCTCGGCATCCCGCCGTGGATGATCCTGCTCCAGCAGTCGATCAGCCTCGTCTACCAGTTCTTCCTGCACACCGAGCGGGTCGGGACGCTGTGGCGGCCCGTCGAGTGGGTCTTCAACACCCCCTCCCACCACCGTGTCCACCACGGCTCCAACAACGTCTACCTGGACCGCAACTACGGCGGCATCCTCATCGTCTGGGACCGGATCTGCGGCACCTTCGAGCCGGAGGGCGAGCGGGTGGTCTACGGCCTGACGAAGAACATCACCACCTACAACCCGGTGCGCGTCGCCTTCCACGAGTACGCCGCGACCTGGCGTGACGTACGCCGGGCGCGGCGCTGGCGGGACAGGGCGGGGTACCTGTTCGGGCCGCCCGGCTGGTCGCCGAAGGCGGAGGTGTGACATGCCGCCACTGATCGCCGTGTTCGCCGTCCTCGCCGCTGTCGACATCACGGGTGTCGCGCCGGGCCGGCCGGTGCTGGAGTGGCTCAGCAAGCCGCTACTCGCTCCCGTGCTGGCGGCCGCCGCGGTACGACATCATCCGCGGCAGCGTCCTCCGCGGCGCGCCCGCCGACGGCCTCGTAGGGGGCGGCGATTCCGTCACCCGCGGACCTGCGGACCCGCTGGCCCGGCGGGACGTCGGCCCGGTGGGAGCCGGCACCATCAGCGGTACGGCTCCGGCGTCGCCGGATGGGCGTCGGCGAGCGCCCTCGTCCAAAGGCGTAGGTCTCTGATCCCGCGTGCACGTCGGCCTGCACCCTGCGGTACGCGCGGCGGCCGGGCACGTCTGCCCGGGTGTGCTGCGCTTCACGTCGGGCGGTCAGCGCGGCGAGCGTCCCCCGCGCCTGGAAGTCCTGGCCCTGCCGGGACGACCGCGCCATTCGCCGGTGTGGGCGAAGCGGCCCCCCTTGTTGTTCAATGAGGTGTGCGGTCAGGGATCTCTGCGCCCCTCGCACGGGTCCGAGTACAGCCCCGGTGCTGCGCCGGGCATTGCTGAGGGAGTCGCATGGACTCCACACCCTCCCCCTCGTCCTCGTCGGCGTTCGACCAGGTCAGTCAAGCTCTGGGGCGCTATATCCCGCGCGGTGGAGCGGCCGCCGGTCCCGCCGACGCGTACGGCCGCCGTACTGCGCGTCAACCCGTATCCGACAACCCGGCAGCAGGCCAGCAGGAGCAGATTCTCGGCGCGGTCAACCTGAACCAGGATTTGATGATCACCCGCTGCAATCTGGACGCCCCCGTGTTCGCGGGTCTGGACGCCGCGGCCGGGAAGCCGTTCGTCGATCTCCTGCCTCCCTGGGACGTACCGACGGTCACACGGCGGCTGCGGCAGGTCGTGGAGACCGGTGAGGCGCACGTCGCCCGGATCCAGCGCCTGCGCCGCAGCGACGGGTCGGAGCTGGTGGTCTCGCTGAGCATCCTGCCCGCTGCGGCGCCCGAGGAGGGCCTGACCGTCTCCGTGATCGCCATGGCCAGGAGGCTGCACCTGTACGCCGCCGAGACCGCGATCGGCACCTCGCTGGACATCGGTGAGACCGCGCAGTCGCTGGCGGAGTCCCTGCTGGCCTGGGGAGACGTGGCCGCCGTCGACCTCGACTTCGCCGTGTGGACGGGCGAGGGAGTCACCGGGCAGGTGCAGAGGCGCATCCGATTGCGGCGGGCAGCCCTGGTGCCGGACCGGGCATGGCCCGAGGGCTACATAACTCCGGGCGACGACCTCCCCAGCGACGCGAGTCGCCTCCTGGCGCAGGCGGTACTGCGGAACGATGCTCCGCAGACCATCGTCATACCCGACCGGGAGGCGGTCGAGCGGGTACTCGACAGCCCTAGAGTCGTGCGGGCCCTCGTGCCCGTCGACCGGTCGGCGGGTGTGGCGTGCATACCACTGGTGCTGGACGGCATGCCGCCCGTCGTACTGGGCGTGGCGGAGGTCTGGCGGCGGGCGGACTGCCCCTTCCGTGACAGCGAGCTGTTCGACCTGCAGGAACTGGTGGCCAGGACCGCCCATCACGTCGACCTGGCTCGTCAGCACCAGCGGGAGCACACGCAGGTGCTGGCACTGCAGCGCCGACTCCTGCCACGGACCGGCGGCGACACCGTCGAGATCGCCAGCGTCTACCAGCCCGCCACCCCCGACAGCGCGGGCGTCGGCGGCGACTGGGTGAACAGCTTTCCGCTGCCGGACGGCCGTACAGCGCTGGTGGTCGGTGACGTCGTCGGGCATGGCCTGGGAGCTGCGGCAACCATGGGCCAGCTGAGTATGGAAGCCCGCGCGCTGCTGTCCGCGGGGCTCGCGCCCGACGAGGTACTGGAGCACCTGGACGAGACCGTGACGCTGCTGGACGACGCGGAGTCCGGACTGGCGGCCGGCTACAGCGCGCTCGGCTCGACCTGCTGCATCGCCCTCTACGACCCGGTCAGCCACCAGGTGGTGCTGTCCAGCGCAGGCCACCTCCCCCCGGTCCTGGTCACCCCGGACGGGCACGCGGGCCCGCTCGCGCTGCGCCCTCACCCCGGCCTGGGCGCCGAATTCGCGCTGCGGGAACCGTTCGACGTGCACACCTTCGTCGTCCCCCCGGGCTCCATGCTCGCTCTTTACACCGACGGCCTGGTCGAGGATCCCGCCCTGCCGATCGACGAGGGCATCGACAGGCTGGCGGACGCCGTGTCCACGGTGCACCCCTGGGACACCCTGCAGCAGGCCGCACGGCACGTCGTCTCCGTACTGGCTCCCGCCCGCCAGCGCGATGATGTGACCCTGCTGCTCGCGCGGATGATCGGCTACCGCAAGGGGGACACGGCGACCCTGCGGCTGCCCGCCCGGTACGACACTCCCGCTCGCGCCCGAGCGCAGGTCTTCGCGCTGCTGAGGCAGTGGCGCACCAGGGACGACACCCGGGACAAGATGGTGTTGCTGGTCAGCGAACTGGTCACGAACGCGGTCCGCTTCGCTGCCGGTCCCATCACGGTACGGCTGATCAGGGCCGGCAACGGCCTGCTGTGCGAGGTGGGCGACACCGGCAACGGCAGGCCACGCCTGAGGCGGGGTGACCTGCTCGACGACGGCGGTCGCGGCCTGAGTGTCGTGCACAGGCTCACCACCCGGTGGGGGGTGCGGTGGACGGACACCGGGAAGGTCGTCTGGGCGGAAGTCGCGAGGTGACGCGGCAACTTGTTCTGGTGCGGGTGGCGCGACCCCGTACTACAGCCACTGCCCTTCCAAGGCGGTGGCGGTGAGCCCGGGTGCCGCCGCGTACAGTACGGCGCGATTGCCGGGCTTCTGCTGCCCGGCGTCATGTGCCCGCCGCAGGATGTCGAACACGGCCGCGCCTCCGCGGTTGCCGCTGGTGTAGCTTTCCCGGCTGTAGTCCAGCAGCCCCGAGGGCCACGCGTCGGGCATCGTCTGCTCCATGTACTCCAGCACCCGGGTCCCCCCGGGGTGGGCGAGCAGCACGTCGGGGTGCCAGGAGTCGGGGTCGTCCTGGTAGCGGGCGTGCAGCCAGTCCCACATTGCCGTGACGGTCTCCTGTACGGCGCGCGGTCCGCGCCGGTCCATCACGAAGTGGGTGCCGTCCGCCCGTGTCTCCAGGCGGTGCAGGTCCTGGGTGCCGGGCAGGGTGTGGTGCCAGGCGGCGTCCAGCCGCAGCACCGACTCGGGCCTCGGGCGGCCCGTGACCACCGCGGCGACCGCCGTGTCGGCGAACAGCAACCGGACGATCAGAGACTCAAGGGTGTCGTCCGCGGGCTGGTAGGTCGTGCTCAGCGCCTCCGCGATGACGATCAGGACCACCCGATCGGGGTCCGCGGCCACGAGATCCGCCGCGAGCGCCAGGGAGCGGGTCCCCGCGATGCAGGCCCACTGCGTGGCCGGCAGCAACATCACATCGCTGCGGAGCGGAAGCCGGTTGGCCAGGGCTATGTCCAGTCCGGGCAGCGCCGGGGTGGTGGAGTTACTGGTGATCAGGCAGTCGACGTCCGAGGCGTCCAGCCCGGCTGCTTGCAGGGCCCCCCGCGCCGCACGCTCCCCGTAGGACTGCACGGCCTCCCAGGCCGGCGCCGTGCGCTCCTGGACGGTCTGCGGCGCGGGAACGGTCTCGAGGGCGGCGACCACGCGGTCCACGTCCTGCTGCGTGAACCCGTCGCGCACAAGCGCCTCTTGGGTCGGCTCGATGCCGATGGTCCGCAAGCCGCTGACGTTGCCGGGCGCGACGGTGGTCTCCAGCGGCAGCATCCACCCGCGGGTCTCGATGCCCGTACTGGCCGCGATGCCGTCGATCCGCGGCGCCCACGCTGCGTGCGGGTGCCGGTCGCTGACCTCCGCCACGATCTGGCTGGTCTTCACGGCGTGCTCGCCGTGTATCACGGCAGGAGGGCAGAGGTAAGCGGCCATGATGGAGCACCTTCCAAGGGGAAACGGGAAACAGGGGGGTGACGCGGAGGGAGAGGAGGGGAACGGGGAAGGACACAAATGCCGTGCGCATGCGCCGATTTGGAACACCGAGCCCAAGGGGACGCAGAGGGGTCCCACTCCGGGAGGCCGTGTCCGTCCACCAGCATGGAGCTAAAAGGACATTTGCGCTGTGATGCACACAACGTAGACGCGAACTGGCATGCGTGACACGGCACACATCCCTGAAACGGGGGTGCCCTCGGAGCGGTTTCGTGGATCTCCCCTGACCTGCCGTCAGTCAGGGAGCTGTCTTGTCGCTGTCGCTGGGCCGAGGTCTGGCGAACACCTGAGGCGGAAGCGCGCCCGGTCTCCGGGATGTGGACATCGACATCGACGTAACCCGCCCCCCGCGCCGCTGGCAGCGGCTCTGCGCCGCAGCGGAACACGGATGGTGGCCAACGGAAGAATCCCGCATGAGGACCTCATGGCGGCACTGGAGGCCGTCGAGGCCGGATCCGCCTCCTGACGGCCGACGCCCGCCCGACGACAAGGAACCTGTCATGCCTGGTCTACTTCGCGGGGTCGCCCGCACTGCGGTCGTCTCCGGTACCGCCACCGCCGTCTCCAACCGCGTCTCGCGCCGCCAGGCCGGTCGACGGGCGCGGCAAGGGGTGCTTTCCGAGGCCGAGTTCGACGTGCCGCCGTGGACCTCGACGAGCACGGTGCCGGGCGCTACGAAGTCTCCGATCAGCCGGGTCATGACGAAGACGCAGTCGTGGCGCGCGGCTTTAGCGACCAGACCACGCACGTCGAAGGCCTGGACGGCGCCGCCCCGTACGGTACGGATGAGCGTCACCGGACCGTCGGACGGCACGGCACGGCTTCGGCTCCGCGGGGAGCGGCGCCCCGGATCGCCGCGGCGCCGCTCGTGAACACCGCCTCTCCCATGGCCTCGACCAGCTCCGCGATCGCGACCGGTCGGAGACTGTGGGTGAACCGGTTCAGGTAGATCAGCAGGAGCACGAGGCTGACGGCCACCGCCATGCCGGCCAGGGTGACTCCGAGATCGGGGACCGATTCGGCTTCGACGCTGCGCAGCAGGGAGAAGGCGAACGCGAACGTCCCCGTGAACGTCGCGAGGACCGACTTCTGCAACCGGTCCCGGTACCAGAGGCGCATGTACCGGGGGGAGAGGGTTCCCGTGGCCTGCTGCACCACCAGCACGCCGATGGTGACGACGAACCCGAGCAGCGCCACCATCGCGCCCACGACGGCGGTGAGCACGCCGCTCGCCGTCGTGGCGGAATAGTGCCAGCCGCTCGGCGGCCAATCGGCGCTGTCGGCAGCCAGGGCGAGCTCGGCGAGCAGGGCGCCGACAACGAGACCGAGCATCGGCACGATCCACAGGCTCGCCTTGGCGTATTGCCGCAACCTGAATCCGGCGGCCCAGGACGTCATGACACCCATGCCCCGTCCCCTTCACCCGGAGGAGTCAGGTGCTCCAGAGACCCACGAGACGACGGGCTCCCTCGGCGGGACCGCCACCACCTCACGGTAGGGCGGTTCCCGCGCCGGCGCACCGCCGCACCGCCGCACCGCCGCACCGCCGCACCGGCGCACCGGCGGCACCGCCGTCACCTTGTGCGACTCCTTGCCAGGACGGAAGCATGCCG
Coding sequences within it:
- a CDS encoding sterol desaturase family protein; amino-acid sequence: MYAIPVFVLLVVVEALSYRFLPDDEESGYEVRDTVTSMSMGAGSQVVGLPWKAVAVVAYAALYTLSPWQLSASSVWTWVLLFFADDLAYYAFHRAHHRVRVLWASHVVHHSSVRFNLSTALRQSWTPMTTLPFWLPLALLGIPPWMILLQQSISLVYQFFLHTERVGTLWRPVEWVFNTPSHHRVHHGSNNVYLDRNYGGILIVWDRICGTFEPEGERVVYGLTKNITTYNPVRVAFHEYAATWRDVRRARRWRDRAGYLFGPPGWSPKAEV
- a CDS encoding SpoIIE family protein phosphatase, which produces MDSTPSPSSSSAFDQVSQALGRYIPRGGAAAGPADAYGRRTARQPVSDNPAAGQQEQILGAVNLNQDLMITRCNLDAPVFAGLDAAAGKPFVDLLPPWDVPTVTRRLRQVVETGEAHVARIQRLRRSDGSELVVSLSILPAAAPEEGLTVSVIAMARRLHLYAAETAIGTSLDIGETAQSLAESLLAWGDVAAVDLDFAVWTGEGVTGQVQRRIRLRRAALVPDRAWPEGYITPGDDLPSDASRLLAQAVLRNDAPQTIVIPDREAVERVLDSPRVVRALVPVDRSAGVACIPLVLDGMPPVVLGVAEVWRRADCPFRDSELFDLQELVARTAHHVDLARQHQREHTQVLALQRRLLPRTGGDTVEIASVYQPATPDSAGVGGDWVNSFPLPDGRTALVVGDVVGHGLGAAATMGQLSMEARALLSAGLAPDEVLEHLDETVTLLDDAESGLAAGYSALGSTCCIALYDPVSHQVVLSSAGHLPPVLVTPDGHAGPLALRPHPGLGAEFALREPFDVHTFVVPPGSMLALYTDGLVEDPALPIDEGIDRLADAVSTVHPWDTLQQAARHVVSVLAPARQRDDVTLLLARMIGYRKGDTATLRLPARYDTPARARAQVFALLRQWRTRDDTRDKMVLLVSELVTNAVRFAAGPITVRLIRAGNGLLCEVGDTGNGRPRLRRGDLLDDGGRGLSVVHRLTTRWGVRWTDTGKVVWAEVAR
- a CDS encoding type III polyketide synthase; its protein translation is MAAYLCPPAVIHGEHAVKTSQIVAEVSDRHPHAAWAPRIDGIAASTGIETRGWMLPLETTVAPGNVSGLRTIGIEPTQEALVRDGFTQQDVDRVVAALETVPAPQTVQERTAPAWEAVQSYGERAARGALQAAGLDASDVDCLITSNSTTPALPGLDIALANRLPLRSDVMLLPATQWACIAGTRSLALAADLVAADPDRVVLIVIAEALSTTYQPADDTLESLIVRLLFADTAVAAVVTGRPRPESVLRLDAAWHHTLPGTQDLHRLETRADGTHFVMDRRGPRAVQETVTAMWDWLHARYQDDPDSWHPDVLLAHPGGTRVLEYMEQTMPDAWPSGLLDYSRESYTSGNRGGAAVFDILRRAHDAGQQKPGNRAVLYAAAPGLTATALEGQWL
- a CDS encoding DUF2254 family protein; the protein is MGVMTSWAAGFRLRQYAKASLWIVPMLGLVVGALLAELALAADSADWPPSGWHYSATTASGVLTAVVGAMVALLGFVVTIGVLVVQQATGTLSPRYMRLWYRDRLQKSVLATFTGTFAFAFSLLRSVEAESVPDLGVTLAGMAVAVSLVLLLIYLNRFTHSLRPVAIAELVEAMGEAVFTSGAAAIRGAAPRGAEAVPCRPTVR